Proteins encoded together in one Misgurnus anguillicaudatus unplaced genomic scaffold, ASM2758022v2 HiC_scaffold_34, whole genome shotgun sequence window:
- the LOC141363380 gene encoding uncharacterized protein — MKTEPTETKTKPTEEEDRSEEDDDFIPSGVKSDSCLDIEITSSTSKERLTAQTLSCITCEKTFSSQRLLERHERKHTEQKLFNRSEISFTTLQKKKLHSEDHREKKKKKQFHCEQCGRICVSSSKLNVHMRTHTGEKPFYCTECGYYFRTKENLKIHQRIHTGEKPFECPHCEKRFGCNYKLKTHVLLHTNERPYQCSECDKTFRDSGSLKSHQNIHFKEKLYQCSHCDKRYSYKCHLITHQRRHTGEKPYVCTYCGKSVSSSSQLIVHQRVHTGEKPYHCTLCGKSFSLKATLLSHKRIHTGEKPFKCSQCDKMFTCLSNLKYHQRVHTGEKPYHCSVCGKSFSVNATLLKHKRIHTGEKPYKCSQCDKMFAYSCSLKSHQRVHTGEKPHYCSVCGNSFSHHSNFLRHQRLHTGEKPLKCS, encoded by the exons atgaaaactgaacccacagaaacgaaaactaaacccacagaagaggaagatcgcagtgaggaagatgatgattttattcctTCAG gtgtgaagagtgattcatgtctggatatagaaataacgtcctcaacatcaaaagagcgactgacagcacaaactctttcctgcatcacctgtgaaaagacattcagctcacagagacttttagagagacatgagagaaaacacacagaacagaaactcttcaacagatctgagatcagctttactaccttacaaaagaagaaacttcattcagaagaccacagagagaagaagaagaagaagcagtttcactgtgagcagtgtgggaGGATTTGTGTCTCTTCCTCTAAACTAAAtgttcacatgaggacacacacTGGTGAAAAGCCTTTctactgcactgaatgtggatATTACTTCAGAACCAAAGAAAATCTTAAAAttcatcagagaattcacactggagaaaaacctttcgagtgtcctcactgtgagaagagattTGGCTGTAATTATAAACTGAAGACCCATGTGCTTTtacacaccaatgagagaccgtatcagtgcagtgaATGTGACAAAACCTTTAGGGATTCAGGTTCATTAAAATCACACCAGAATATTCACTTTAAAGAGAAACTCTAtcagtgttcacactgtgataaacGTTACAGTTATAAATGTCATCTGATAACCCATCAGAGAcgtcatactggagagaaaccttacgtctgcacTTATTGTGGAAAGAGCGTCTCTAGTTCATCTCAATTAAtagttcatcagagagttcatactggagagaaaccttatcactgtactctctgtgggaagagttttagtctaAAGGCTACCTTACTAAGTcacaagagaattcatacaggtgaaaaacctttcaaatgttctcagtgtgacaagatgtTTACTTGTTTAAGTAACTTAAAAtaccatcagagagttcatactggagagaaaccttatcactgtagtgtctgtgggaagagttttagtgtaAATGCTACATTACTAAAGcacaagagaattcatacaggtgaaaaaccttacaaatgctctcagtgtgacaagatgtTTGCTTATTCATGCTCCTTAAAatcccatcagagagttcatactggagagaaacctcattactgtagtgtctgtgggaacaGTTTTAGTCATCACTCAAACTTCCTAAGGCACCAGAGACTTcacacaggtgaaaaacctttaaaatgctcttag